One segment of Carya illinoinensis cultivar Pawnee chromosome 13, C.illinoinensisPawnee_v1, whole genome shotgun sequence DNA contains the following:
- the LOC122290744 gene encoding annexin D8, whose translation MATIIAPKQFSPVEDAENIKRACQGWGTDEGAIIAILGHRNATQRKLIRLAYEEIYQEDLIKQLQSELSGDFERAICNWTLDPADRDAVLVNAALQKAVPDYRAIIEIACIRSPEELLAVRRAYRCRYKRSLEEDVASHTMGHVRKLLVGVVSAYRYDGDEFDTQMAYLEADIFHEKAQEMAFDHEELLRILSTRSKAQLKATFNRYRDNHGTSITKGLSGDPADHDYLAALRTTIRCIRDPRKYYAKVLRNAINTMGTDEDTLSRVIITRAEKDLKDIEELYFKRNSVTLDDALAWHTSGDYKAFLLALLGRDEV comes from the exons ATGGCCACCATAATCGCTCCAAAGCAATTTTCTCCGGTTGAAGATGCTGAGAACATCAAGAGGGCTTGTCAAG GCTGGGGAACAGATGAGGGGGCTATAATTGCCATACTAGGACACAGAAATGCAACTCAGAGGAAGCTTATAAGGCTAGCTTATGAAGAGATTTACCAAGAGGATCTCATCAAACAGCTTCAATCTGAACTTTCCGGGGACTTCGAG AGAGCTATATGCAACTGGACTCTGGACCCTGCTGATCGGGATGCTGTCTTGGTTAATGCGGCACTGCAGAAAGCAGTACCTGATTACCGGGCAATCATTGAAATTGCATGCATAAGGTCCCCAGAAGAACTCTTGGCAGTAAGGCGTGCTTATCGGTGTCGTTACAAGCGCTCTCTTGAAGAAGATGTCGCCTCTCACACGATGGGCCACGTCAGGAAA CTTCTTGTTGGAGTGGTAAGCGCGTACAGGTATGATGGGGATGAATTTGATACGCAGATGGCGTATTTGGAAGCGGATATTTTTCATGAGAAAGCCCAAGAAATGGCTTTTGACCATGAAGAATTGCTTAGAATTCTTAGTACAAGGAGTAAGGCACAGCTCAAGGCAACTTTCAACCGCTACAGGGATAATCATGGCACATCCATTACCAAG GGTTTGTCGGGTGACCCAGCTGATCATGACTATCTTGCTGCATTGCGTACAACTATCCGATGCATTAGAGACCCTCGAAAGTACTATGCAAAG GTTTTGCGCAATGCCATCAATACGATGGGAACCGATGAAGATACTCTCAGTCGTGTGATCATCACTCGAGCAGAAAAGGATTTGAAGGATATCGAGGAACTCTACTTTAAGAGGAACAGTGTTACTTTGGATGATGCCCTAGCTTGGCACACATCAGGAGACTACAAGGCATTTCTTCTTGCCCTGTTGGGGAGGGATGAGGTTTAG
- the LOC122292827 gene encoding putative RING-H2 finger protein ATL69 encodes MSTAEPPLSATGVGLGYGIAIAVSILVLISTIMFASYACVRVKANGRSDNDSNNGGDHNDDMNVHRSDLQSAARTSMEPVIVVMGLDGSIIESYPKTVLGESGSLPNPNHGPCSICLSDYLPRDTIRSIPDCHHYFHANCIDEWLRMSATCPLCRTSPAPSATPTPLATPLSELAPLAFHTR; translated from the coding sequence ATGTCTACAGCCGAACCACCATTGTCGGCTACCGGTGTAGGTCTCGGGTACGGCATTGCCATTGCCGTAAGCATTCTCGTCCTGATCTCAACGATCATGTTTGCCTCTTATGCATGTGTTAGAGTTAAAGCCAATGGTCGTAGCGATAATGATAGTAACAATGGTGGTGATCATAACGACGACATGAATGTTCATAGGTCAGATCTTCAATCCGCAGCGAGAACCTCAATGGAGCCAGTGATAGTTGTGATGGGCCTAGATGGATCCATCATAGAGTCTTACCCAAAGACGGTGCTCGGAGAAAGCGGGAGCCTACCCAACCCCAACCACGGCCCGTGCTCCATTTGCTTGTCCGACTACCTGCCTAGAGATACCATAAGGAGCATACCCGATTGCCATCACTACTTCCATGCCAATTGCATTGATGAATGGCTTCGAATGAGTGCAACGTGTCCTCTTTGTCGGACATCTCCTGCTCCATCGGCAACTCCCACTCCTCTTGCTACTCCATTGTCTGAGTTGGCCCCACTGGCCTTCCATACCAGGTGA
- the LOC122290809 gene encoding probable carboxylesterase 15: MVREKKLVDEVSGWLRIYDDGSVDRTWTGPPEAKFMAEPVPSHDEFVDGVSTRDIIMCEKSNLKARVYLPEKKLGETEKFPILVHFHGGGFCISQADWYMYHHIYTRLARSSRVICVSTFLRRAPEHRLPAAIDDGYSTLLWLRSLAQGESYEPRWLKENADFNRVFLIGDSSGGNLVHEVAARAGKADLSPLRLAGAIPIHPGYVRSERSRSELEQPQTPFLTLDMVDKFLSLALPVGCNKDHPITCPMGPAAPPLEGLKLPPYLLCIADQDLLIDTEMEFYEAMKTANKAVELFISSGVGHSFYLNKIDVDMDPTTTKQTSNLIAGIKEFINKH; this comes from the coding sequence ATGGTTCGTGAGAAGAAGCTCGTCGATGAGGTATCCGGATGGCTGAGAATTTATGATGATGGATCGGTCGACCGAACATGGACTGGACCCCCAGAGGCCAAGTTCATGGCCGAGCCAGTCCCATCGCACGATGAATTCGTCGACGGAGTATCCACACGCGACATCATCATGTGTGAAAAGTCTAATCTCAAGGCTCGTGTTTATCTCCCAGAGAAAAAGCTAGGGGAAACCGAAAAGTTTCCCATCCTAGTCCACTTCCATGGAGGCGGTTTTTGCATTAGCCAGGCTGACTGGTACATGTACCATCATATATACACACGCCTTGCACGCTCATCTCGAGTGATTTGTGTCTCGACCTTCTTACGCCGTGCTCCTGAGCACCGTCTCCCAGCAGCAATTGATGATGGCTACTCCACGCTCCTCTGGCTGCGCTCCTTGGCTCAAGGTGAGTCGTACGAGCCCAGATGGCTCAAGGAGAACGCAGACTTCAACCGTGTTTTCCTCATTGGAGATAGCTCGGGAGGGAACCTTGTCCATGAAGTGGCTGCAAGAGCTGGGAAGGCGGATTTGAGTCCGTTAAGGCTAGCCGGAGCGATTCCAATCCACCCGGGATATGTGCGCTCTGAGAGGAGCAGGTCTGAGTTAGAGCAACCTCAGACACCTTTCCTAACACTAGACATGGTGGATAAATTCCTGAGCTTGGCATTACCTGTTGGGTGCAACAAAGACCACCCAATAACTTGTCCGATGGGGCCAGCAGCGCCGCCATTAGAGGGGCTTAAGCTGCCACCTTACCTGCTTTGCATAGCAGATCAGGACTTGTTGATAGACACAGAGATGGAGTTCTACGAGGCCATGAAGACGGCTAACAAGGCTGTGGAGCTGTTCATTAGCTCTGGAGTGGGTCACAGTTTCTATCTCAACAAAATTGACGTGGATATGGACCCTACCACGACAAAGCAAACCTCTAATCTCATTGCTGGGATCaaagaattcatcaacaagCACTGA
- the LOC122292142 gene encoding ATP-dependent DNA helicase PIF1-like, with the protein MSVDFRSIEDSMSDVRMQVLRSISFTLESMGKDINSFHLLDDNICFGEDQLESREIDDELAIEIPEEDIVASEALNSKQRHVYNSVLGKVFSNEAATLFVDGPAGTGKTFLYKALLAAVRSRKLVTLATASSGVAASILPGGRTAHSHFKIPLDTDEHSICCVSKQSVIAKLLRVARLIIWDETLMSRKQHIQGLDKMLRDINDSELTFGGKVVLFCGDFRQVLPVVRKGTRQEHVDASLVSSYLWPTLIKFHLTENMRARLDPVFSEYVLELGNGMPPITVDETIKILDGMLVPYEDDCTSLDHLIDAVFYDIHEYSINILAMMNQAILTPKNSYVDEINALLIHRFPGEFKRYYSFDEAIDTSEQSIMEDFLNTLTPNGLPPHKLLLKINCHIMLLRNINPSEGLCNETRLICRAFDQNVIDAKIAVGHHSGKGSLFQGSHSYQMLMKIVASHSNELSSLSD; encoded by the coding sequence ATGTCAGTTGATTTTAGGTCGATTGAAGATTCTATGTCGGATGTAAGAATGCAAGTTTTGCGCTCAATCTCTTTTACACTTGAATCAATGGGGAAAGACATTAATTCGTTCCATCTTCTTGATGACAACATTTGTTTTGGTGAAGACCAACTCGAATCTAGGGAAATCGATGATGAATTGGCTATTGAAATTCCAGAAGAAGATATTGTTGCATCAGAAGCCCTTAATAGTAAACAACGACATGTCTATAATTCAGTTTTGGGAAAGGTTTTTTCTAATGAAGCTGCTACATTATTTGTCGACGGCCCTGCTGGGACGGGGAAGACATTCCTGTACAAGGCACTTCTTGCCGCagtaagatcaagaaaattagtCACACTTGCAACTGCTTCATCTGGTGTTGCTGCATCCATCCTTCCTGGAGGTCGAACAGCACACTCGCACTTTAAGATTCCACTAGATACTGATGAACATAGCATATGTTGTGTCAGTAAACAAAGTGTCATCGCAAAGTTACTACGTGTGGCAAGGTTAATTATATGGGATGAGACCCTTATGTCAAGAAAACAACATATTCAAGGATTAGATAAAATGCTACGAGACATTAATGATTCAGAGTTAACATTCGGTGGAAAAGTTGTCCTTTTTTGTGGAGATTTTCGCCAGGTTTTACCTGTGGTTCGTAAAGGAACAAGACAAGAACATGTTGACGCcagtttggtttcttcttacTTGTGGCCTACATTGATCAAGTTTCATTTGACTGAAAATATGCGAGCAAGATTGGATCCAGTCTTTTCAGAATATGTGTTAGAATTGGGCAACGGAATGCCACCAATCACAGTTgatgaaactataaaaattCTTGATGGCATGCTTGTTCCTTACGAAGATGACTGTACTTCTTTGGATCATTTAATAGATGCTGTTTTCTATGATATTcatgaatattcaataaatattttagctaTGATGAATCAGGCCATATTAACACCAAAGAACAGttatgttgatgaaataaatgcatTACTAATTCATAGATTTCCTGGTGAGTTTAAGCGATATTATAGTTTTGATGAAGCAATAGATACATCTGAACAGTCAATTatggaagattttttaaatactctaaCCCCAAATGGACTTCCTCCTCATAAATTGTTACTGAAGATAAACTGTCATATCATGCTGCTTAGAAACATTAATCCTTCAGAAGGACTATGCAACGAAACACGTCTAATTTGTCGAGCTTTTGATCAAAATGTCATTGATGCAAAAATCGCAGTTGGACATCACAGCGGAAAAGGGTCTTTATTCCAAGGATCTCATTCTTATcaaatgttgatgaaaatagTGGCTTCCCATTCAAACGAACTCAGTTCCCTATCAGATTAA
- the LOC122292143 gene encoding uncharacterized protein LOC122292143 yields the protein MYVKIETSRLDYFRSKQQHIRSELYQGIVDTITLGETDASNVGKRIILPSPFIGGPRDMQKRYMKVMALVQRYGKPDIFLTMTCNPNWQKISNELRLHEESQNRPNLVARVFRAKLEELKDRLFKQQIFGKVLAYVYVIEHQKRGLPHAHFLIILQRNWKLYAPESFDEIVSAEIPDKNTNLHLHKAVIKHMMHGPCGVLNPTNVCMKKNGCCKSQYPKSYASGTTVGNDCFPIYKRSDNGITVKLRGHNLDNRWVVPYNPYLLATFDCHINVEICSTIKAVKYLYKYVYKGHDHVAFNLVSEQTNQQIDEIQQFQSARWIAPPEAMWRIYGFIVNEMYP from the coding sequence ATGTATGTTAAGATCGAGACGTCAAGATTAGATTATTTCCGTAGCAAACAACAACATATTCGATCTGAGTTATATCAAGGTATTGTTGATACCATTACACTTGGGGAAACTGATGCTTCTAATGTTGGAAAACGGATTATTCTGCCTTCGCCATTTATTGGGGGTCCAAGAGATATGCAAAAAAGATATATGAAAGTAATGGCTTTAGTTCAGCGTTATGGTAAACcagacatttttttaacaatgacgTGCAATCCAAACTggcaaaaaatttcaaatgaattacGCTTGCATGAGGAGAGTCAAAATCGGCCTAATTTGGTTGCTCGGGTCTTTcgtgcaaaattagaagaattaaaggaTCGATTATTCAAGCAGCAGATATTTGGAAAAGTCTTggcatatgtttatgttattgagCACCAAAAAAGAGGGCTTCCACATgcgcattttttaattatattacagAGGAATTGGAAACTCTATGCGCCTGAATCTTTTGATGAGATTGTATCGGCAGAAATAcctgataaaaatacaaatttgcaCTTGCATAAAGCTGTTATCAAGCATATGATGCATGGACCATGTGGAGTGTTGAATCCAACAAAtgtttgcatgaaaaaaaatggttgttgcaAAAGCCAATATCCAAAAAGTTATGCATCAGGTACGACTGTTGGAAATGATTGCTTCCCAATATATAAGCGTTCTGACAATGGAATAACTGTCAAACTGAGAGGCCATAATTTGGATAACCGTTGGGTCGTTCCATATAATCCATATTTGCTTGCAACATTTGACTGTCACATTAATGTGGAGATTTGTTCTACGATAAAAGCagtcaaatatctttataagtaCGTTTACAAAGGGCATGATCATGTTGCTTTCAATTTGGTTTCCGAACAAACCAATCAACAAATTGACGAAATCCAACAATTCCAATCGGCCCGATGGATTGCTCCACCTGAAGCTATGTGGAGAATATATGGCTTCATTGTTAATGAAATGTACCCATGA